Below is a genomic region from Deltaproteobacteria bacterium.
TCCCGCCAATTGGGGTTACAGTGCTCTTTTATTATTTCTTCTGCAGTCGGTTGGGGGTGAATGAGGTCACGGTGATGCGGGAATGGATAAAGAAAAAATTCAGGTCTTCCTAAATTGTATCTCCCCTCTGGACGAGCAATCGGCGCGGATGGAATCCTCTTCCTTGAAATTTCCGGAGAGGATTTCGAGGGAGAGAGGATCCTGGATCAGTTTTTGAATCGTCCGCTTCAGCGGCCGGGCGCCAAAGACCGGGTCGTAGCCGGTTTTGGCCAAAAGATCGAGGACGGCGGGAGAAAATTCAATCGTCATTTTTCGTTTTTCCAGCAAACCCGCCAGATGTTTTACCTGGATATCGACAATTTTGCGGATGGCCCCCTCGTCCAGCGAATTGAAATAAATAATATCGTCAATCCGGTTTAAAAACTCCGGTTTGAAAGTGGCCTTCAGGATGGCCGCAATCTCTTTTTCGGCCTTTTTGCGGTTTTCTCCCGCTTCCAGAATGACCTGCGAGCCGACATTGCTTGTCATGATGACAACGGTATTTTTGAAATCGACGGTTCGCCCATGGCCGTCGGTCAAGCGCCCATCGTCCAATATCTGGAGGAGAATGTTGAAAACATCCGGATGCGCCTTTTCAATTTCGTCCAAAAGAATAACGGCATAGGGACGTCTGCGGACGGCCTCGGTCAAATGCCCCCCTTCTTCGTAACCGACATAACCGGGAGGGGCTCCGATCAGCCGGGCCACCGAATGCTTTTCCATGAACTCCGACATGTCGATCCGGACCATCGCAGAGTCGTTGTCGAACAGAAATTCAGCGAGGGCTTTGGCCGTCTCGGTCTTGCCGACGCCGGTCGGACCGAGAAAAATAAAGGAACCGATGGGCCGGTTGACATCCTGCAGGCCGGCGCGGGCGCGACGGACGGCGTTTGAAACTTTGTTGATCGCATGATCCTGCCCGACCACACGCGCCTTTAACCGCTCTTCCATATGGAGGAGTTTTTGCGCCTCCCCTTCCAGCATCCGCGAGACCGGAATGCCGGTCCAGTGGGCGACAATTTCGGCAATGTCCTCCTCCCCCACCTCTTCGCGGAGCATTTTCTGGTTTTTTTGAAGTGTGGAGAGTTTTTTGTTTTCTTCCTCCAGACTTTTATTCAGTTCGTGAAGCTTCCCATATTTGAGTTCCGCCGCCTTGTTCAAATCCCCCTGCCGTTCGGCAAGTGAAGAAGCGATCTTTGTCTGTTCGATCTCCTCCTTGATTTTTCGAATCCGGCCGATCGCCTCTCTTTCGTTCTGCCAGTGTCCCTTCATCCCTTTCGATTTGTCCTGAAGGGCGCTCAACTCCTTGTCAACTTTTTCAAGACGCTCGGCCGATGGGGAATCCTTTTCCTTGCCGAGCGCCTTTTTTTCGATCTGCAGTTGGGTGATCTTCCGCTCGATTTCGTCGATTTCGGAGGGCATCGAGGCGATTTCGATGCGCAGTTTCGATGCCGCTTCGTCCACCAGGTCGATCGCCTTGTCCGGCAGGAACCGGTCGGCAATGTAACGATGAGAAAGAGTCGCCGCCGCCACCAACGCAGAATCCTGGATTCGGACGCCATGATGAATTTCGTAGCGCTCCTTCAAGCCGCGGAGAATGGCGATGGTGTCCTCAACCGTCGGTTCGCCGACAAAGACCGGCTGGAAACGGCGCTCGAGCGCGGCATCTTTTTCCACATGCTTCCGGTATTCGTCCAGCGTCGTGGCGCCGACACAGCGAAGCTCCCCACGCGCCAGCGCTGGTTTCAATAGATTTGATGCATCCACCGCCCCTTCGGCGGCCCCCGCCCCAACAAGAGTATGAAGCTCGTCGATAAAAAGAACAATCTGCCCGTCGGACCGGATGATCTCCTTCATCACCGCCTTCAGGCGGTCCTCAAATTCGCCGCGATACTTGGTGCCGGCAATGAGCGAACCCAGATCGAGCGCCACCACCTTTTTGTCCTTCAACGTTTCCGGAATATCGCCGTTGGCGATACGGCCGGCCAGCCCCTCGACAATCGCGGTTTTGCCGACGCCCGGCTCTCCGATCAGCACGGGATTGTTTTTTGTCCGGCGGGAGAGGACCTGAATCACCCGCCGGACCTCTTCGTCCCGGCCGATGACCGGGTCAAGCTTTCCCTGCCGCGCAAGCTGGGTGAGATCGCGGGCATAGCGCTCCAGGGCCTGATATTTTTCTTCCGGATTTTGGTCGGTAATCCGCTGGCTCCCGCGGATGGAAACCAGAACGCGAAAAATCGCGTCGCGGGTGATTCCATGTTGTTTTAAGAGGACGCCCGCCTTTGAATCCTTCGACTCGGCGATGGCGATAAGGAGATGCTCCGTGGAAACGTAATCGTCTTTAAGGCGTTCGGCCTCCCTTTCAGCCTGGTTGATGATCAATCGGATTTTGGGAGAGACATACTCGCCGGCCGCCCCGGCCACGCGGGGAAATTTTTCAATCTCCGTTTCCAGTTCGCGGGCGATGGCCGTGGGATCGGCGCCGATTTTTTGCACCAGCGGGATGACAACGCCCTCTTTTTGGTGCAGAAGGGCTAGTAGGAGGTGTTCCACCTCCATCTGCTGATTTTCGTGTTCGAGGGCGATCTTCTGCCCATCCGCCAGCGCCTCCTGGGCTTTGATTGTAAGCTTGTCGGTTCTCATTCTTTTCTGAAGGCAAAATAGTAGATGCTCGGCCCCCGGGCGAGGCCCAGGCGAATAACCCCTCCCTTCGTTATCTCTCCCATCCGCTTTTTAAAATCCTTCAAATCGTCAATCGGCTGGCCATTCAACTCCAACAACAAATCCCCCTCGCGGATGCCGATCGATTCAGCAAAACTCCCCTCTTCCACCGACTCCACAACCACCCCCCCCTGCACCCTCTGTTTTTCCGACGCGGTCAGGTCGCGCACCGAAACTCCCAGCCCCTCGCCGACTTTCTGGCTTCCCTGTGCGACCGTCGTCTGCGGCTGGTCGAGGGAACCAAGAGTTACGGAACGCTCGTATTTTTTCCCTTCATGAAGAAAAACGACGTTTGCCTCCGCACCCGGCTGAAGCTTCGCAACCATTGTCGGAAGCGAATGCGAACTCTTCACCGCCTGGCCGTTGAACTCCACAATCACATCTCCCGCCCGGATGCCCGCCTTTTCGGCCGGCCCGCCGGCAACGGCCTCGGCCACATAGGCCCCCTCCGAGGCGTCGATCCCCATCCGTTTTGCCTCGTCGGAATCGAGGTCGCCGATGGCCACCCCCATCCAGCCCCGCGAAACCGCCCCCTTGGAGATCAACTGCGGAATCACCTCCTTGGCCATGTTGACGGGAATGGCAAAGCCAAGCCCCTGCCCCGCCTGAATGATGGCCGTGTTGATGCCGACCACCTCCCCCTGCGTGTTGAACAGCGGGCCCCCGCTGTTGCCCGGATTGATGGAGGCGTCGGTCTGGATGAAATCGTCGTACGGCCCCGCGCCGAGCACGCGCGCTTTTGCAGACACGATGCCGGCGGTCACGGTGTGGCCGAGGCCGAAGGGGTTCCCGATAGCCACCACCCAGTCCCCTACCTTGAGCGCATCGGAATCGCCCAGCGGCGAATAGGGATAACTCCCCTCCTCCTTCGGACGGATCACGGCGATATCCAGACGTTTGTCGCGTCCCACGACTGTCGCCTCGATCTCGCGCCCGTCGGCCAGAGTGACGACAATTTCATCGGCCCCCTCGATGACATGATTGTTGGTGAGAATGTCCCCCTTCTCGTTGATGATAAAACCGGTGCCGAGGCTGTTTAGGGTCCGCTTTTTCGATGTCGCCGGCGGAGCTTGCCCGAAAAAATCGCGGAAGAAGGGATCGGAGCCCCATGGGGTGAGGCGGCGCGTCGCGATTTCCTTGGTGGTCGCGATATTCACAACCGATGGCCCGACTTTTTCGGCCAGATCGGAAAAACTGGTTGGCGGGGCGATGCTGACCGCCTTTGGAATTTTCAGCGAATCGGCCATGGAGTGAAAATAGGTCTCGCTCGTCGAAGGCGCCTCCGATGGCGGCGCCTGCGTCCCCGAAAGAAAATAATCGCCCAAAAGATAACTGCCTGCGATGACCCCCAAAAAGAGGAGCACAAGGACTTTTTTGTTTTGGAAATTCATTTCTTTGAAACCTCCAGATACAGCATGCGCAATTCAAAAAGAACCTGCTTCAAGATCGCCTCTTCCTCCTTCGACAAATTTCCTTTTGTCTTTTCCTCCATCATTCCCAGGATGTCGATGGTCTGCTTGGCCGAGACAAGATCAATCTCCGGCTTGTTCGTGGCGGGATGGGGAATCAAACCCAGATTAATCTGGATCGACGAGGCGAGCGAAAGGACAAAGGTGGAAAAATTGATTTCAAAATTGGGAGGCGGGGGGAGAGGCTTTTTTTTCTCTTCTTTTTTGGGCGGCTCTTTTTCCGACGAGGCGCCGCTTTGATCCCCCTCCTGACGCACCGTGCCATCGGGATTGAACAACCTCTTATCCTTCACTTCAAAGGACTCCTTTTTTTCTTCTGTGTCCATGATTTTCTCCTGTCCTTACTTTAAGTTACTTCATTGTCCTAATCGGCTCCGCTCCCACCTCGCTTTATCCTCCCTCTTCGGTCGGCGCTCGGCGGGAACCCTAATTTTCGCAGTTGTTGCCTAAAGTTAGGTCCGTGAACAATGCTTGTCAAGGAACGTTAAAACAAATAAGACGCAACAAATTTTAAGAATGACCTATAACTACAGTATG
It encodes:
- a CDS encoding Do family serine endopeptidase, whose product is MADSLKIPKAVSIAPPTSFSDLAEKVGPSVVNIATTKEIATRRLTPWGSDPFFRDFFGQAPPATSKKRTLNSLGTGFIINEKGDILTNNHVIEGADEIVVTLADGREIEATVVGRDKRLDIAVIRPKEEGSYPYSPLGDSDALKVGDWVVAIGNPFGLGHTVTAGIVSAKARVLGAGPYDDFIQTDASINPGNSGGPLFNTQGEVVGINTAIIQAGQGLGFAIPVNMAKEVIPQLISKGAVSRGWMGVAIGDLDSDEAKRMGIDASEGAYVAEAVAGGPAEKAGIRAGDVIVEFNGQAVKSSHSLPTMVAKLQPGAEANVVFLHEGKKYERSVTLGSLDQPQTTVAQGSQKVGEGLGVSVRDLTASEKQRVQGGVVVESVEEGSFAESIGIREGDLLLELNGQPIDDLKDFKKRMGEITKGGVIRLGLARGPSIYYFAFRKE
- a CDS encoding DUF1844 domain-containing protein; the encoded protein is MDTEEKKESFEVKDKRLFNPDGTVRQEGDQSGASSEKEPPKKEEKKKPLPPPPNFEINFSTFVLSLASSIQINLGLIPHPATNKPEIDLVSAKQTIDILGMMEEKTKGNLSKEEEAILKQVLFELRMLYLEVSKK
- the clpB gene encoding ATP-dependent chaperone ClpB encodes the protein MRTDKLTIKAQEALADGQKIALEHENQQMEVEHLLLALLHQKEGVVIPLVQKIGADPTAIARELETEIEKFPRVAGAAGEYVSPKIRLIINQAEREAERLKDDYVSTEHLLIAIAESKDSKAGVLLKQHGITRDAIFRVLVSIRGSQRITDQNPEEKYQALERYARDLTQLARQGKLDPVIGRDEEVRRVIQVLSRRTKNNPVLIGEPGVGKTAIVEGLAGRIANGDIPETLKDKKVVALDLGSLIAGTKYRGEFEDRLKAVMKEIIRSDGQIVLFIDELHTLVGAGAAEGAVDASNLLKPALARGELRCVGATTLDEYRKHVEKDAALERRFQPVFVGEPTVEDTIAILRGLKERYEIHHGVRIQDSALVAAATLSHRYIADRFLPDKAIDLVDEAASKLRIEIASMPSEIDEIERKITQLQIEKKALGKEKDSPSAERLEKVDKELSALQDKSKGMKGHWQNEREAIGRIRKIKEEIEQTKIASSLAERQGDLNKAAELKYGKLHELNKSLEEENKKLSTLQKNQKMLREEVGEEDIAEIVAHWTGIPVSRMLEGEAQKLLHMEERLKARVVGQDHAINKVSNAVRRARAGLQDVNRPIGSFIFLGPTGVGKTETAKALAEFLFDNDSAMVRIDMSEFMEKHSVARLIGAPPGYVGYEEGGHLTEAVRRRPYAVILLDEIEKAHPDVFNILLQILDDGRLTDGHGRTVDFKNTVVIMTSNVGSQVILEAGENRKKAEKEIAAILKATFKPEFLNRIDDIIYFNSLDEGAIRKIVDIQVKHLAGLLEKRKMTIEFSPAVLDLLAKTGYDPVFGARPLKRTIQKLIQDPLSLEILSGNFKEEDSIRADCSSRGEIQFRKT